A stretch of Lysobacter sp. K5869 DNA encodes these proteins:
- a CDS encoding M4 family metallopeptidase — protein MSIKHKVLTASILLAITGTTATAFIATQRDADAGAGSASRTAGAPSANAAAPRHAHASAAQASLDHPFADASARSGATPRAQLEQHPAVQRARELLQADKARSAAAQGIGGANAGNALAAESYKPRDVVVEADGSEHVRFERDYQGLPVIGGDLVTHAKNGLLTSISKTLDLVVGGNAAAPTPKLSSAQAVADAGVHFAGRFLEQPKSRMVYFAKDNQPKLAYEVTFRGLNKAQRPVHDLIYVDADSGGLLGRDSRIYSAETTETQGYTITRGKVNITTAKVGAEESDGRGPGYLLRDDKRGGGSTHNTGGTVVDLIFGGGDFSAPAMFDADNVWGNEQMSNVERTGVEAHYGVARTWDYYKKYYDRVGIFGDGVGVQSFVNVTFSYFFFDIGGTNAFWDGDAKRMVYGNGDFGVSNPVVAIDVAGHEMSHGVTQATSGLMYSGDAGGLNEATSDIHGTLVEFFDNSPKDPPDYLIGENVMLDGKPLRYMFKPSLDVDADGNGSFDCYPAGGFTEEDPHYTSGIGNHFFYLLAEGQKVPKSHRKSVLPADLVCNGATGLKGLTPVVAGQIWYRANTLYLTSQASYPDARVATQTAAQDLVDRGLLKASAVKTVACAWEAVNVGLPEGSDAARCKK, from the coding sequence ATGTCGATCAAGCACAAGGTGCTCACCGCATCGATCCTGCTCGCCATCACCGGCACCACCGCGACCGCGTTCATCGCCACCCAGCGCGATGCGGACGCCGGCGCGGGCAGCGCCTCGCGCACCGCGGGCGCGCCGTCCGCCAACGCCGCCGCGCCGCGCCACGCGCACGCGTCGGCCGCGCAGGCCAGCCTCGACCATCCCTTCGCCGACGCCTCGGCGCGCTCGGGCGCGACGCCGCGCGCGCAGCTCGAACAGCACCCGGCGGTGCAGCGCGCGCGCGAACTGCTGCAGGCCGACAAGGCCCGCAGCGCCGCCGCCCAGGGCATCGGCGGCGCCAACGCCGGCAACGCGCTGGCCGCGGAAAGCTATAAGCCGCGCGACGTCGTGGTCGAAGCCGACGGCAGCGAACACGTGCGCTTCGAGCGCGATTACCAGGGCCTGCCGGTGATCGGCGGCGATCTGGTCACCCACGCCAAGAACGGCCTGCTGACCTCGATCAGCAAGACGCTGGATCTGGTGGTCGGCGGCAACGCCGCCGCGCCGACGCCGAAGCTGTCCTCCGCCCAGGCCGTCGCCGACGCCGGCGTGCATTTCGCCGGGCGTTTCCTCGAACAGCCCAAGTCGCGCATGGTCTACTTCGCCAAGGACAACCAGCCCAAGCTGGCCTATGAAGTCACCTTCCGCGGCCTCAACAAGGCGCAGCGTCCGGTCCACGACCTGATCTACGTCGACGCCGACAGCGGCGGCCTGCTCGGCCGCGACAGCCGCATCTACAGCGCCGAAACCACCGAGACCCAGGGCTACACCATCACCCGCGGCAAGGTGAACATCACCACCGCCAAGGTCGGCGCGGAAGAAAGCGACGGCCGCGGCCCGGGCTATCTGCTGCGCGACGACAAGCGCGGCGGCGGCAGCACCCACAACACCGGCGGCACCGTGGTCGACCTGATCTTCGGCGGCGGCGACTTCAGCGCGCCGGCGATGTTCGACGCCGACAACGTCTGGGGCAACGAGCAGATGAGCAACGTCGAGCGCACCGGCGTCGAGGCTCACTACGGCGTGGCCCGCACCTGGGACTACTACAAGAAGTACTACGACCGCGTCGGCATCTTCGGCGACGGCGTCGGCGTGCAGAGCTTCGTCAACGTCACCTTCAGCTATTTCTTCTTCGACATCGGCGGCACCAACGCGTTCTGGGACGGCGACGCCAAGCGCATGGTCTACGGCAACGGCGACTTCGGCGTGTCCAACCCGGTGGTGGCCATCGACGTGGCCGGCCACGAGATGTCGCACGGCGTGACCCAGGCGACCTCGGGCCTGATGTACTCCGGCGACGCCGGCGGCCTCAACGAAGCCACCTCCGACATCCACGGCACCCTGGTCGAGTTCTTCGACAACAGCCCGAAGGATCCGCCGGATTATTTGATCGGCGAGAACGTGATGCTCGACGGCAAGCCGCTGCGCTACATGTTCAAGCCGAGCCTGGACGTGGACGCCGACGGCAACGGTTCGTTCGACTGCTACCCGGCCGGCGGCTTCACCGAGGAAGATCCGCACTACACCTCGGGCATCGGCAACCACTTCTTCTACCTGCTGGCCGAAGGCCAGAAGGTGCCGAAGTCGCACCGCAAGAGCGTGCTGCCGGCCGATCTGGTCTGCAACGGCGCGACCGGCCTGAAGGGCCTGACGCCGGTGGTGGCCGGGCAGATCTGGTACCGCGCCAACACCTTGTACCTGACCTCGCAGGCGAGCTACCCGGACGCGCGCGTGGCGACGCAGACCGCGGCGCAGGATCTGGTCGATCGCGGCCTGCTCAAGGCCAGCGCGGTGAAGACCGTGGCGTGCGCGTGGGAAGCGGTGAACGTCGGGCTGCCGGAAGGTTCGGACGCGGCGCGTTGCAAGAAGTGA
- a CDS encoding SLC13 family permease — protein sequence MDFSQIAFLLILAGALYLFVSERLRVDVTAMLTLLALVLTGVLDAKQALSGFASEPAIIVAAVFVISGGLAATGITERLGQWIGRAAGHSEGRAIAVTMPAVAALSSFTHHVMVTAMMLPILTRFAKSRGLSASRLLMPMSFAASLGTTLTLVSAPAFLLADNLIERTGAPGLGIFSITPIGLALVVVGVLYMLAARWILPKRSGEHGDDGYLRLDRYRTELLVVDGSRWSTRPLAELQKALGDRFVLTGWLRDGVRRQDLGPSSPLISGDILLVEASADALASLHDDPGLDLNAIARFGEHAQGDGEAQLVQALVAPGSEFVGRSVRELDFARRFNAVIAGLWRRQGAVAPRLADARLREGDLLVLWGRPARFAELAAHHGFLMLVPFAGEARRRLRAPVALAILAATVVAAATEWLPAPLAFLLGAVAMVATRCVDVEQAYREIDVRIFVMIAGVIPLGVAMEQTGTAQLLAQGMLHVIAGWPPLAILLVMFTVAALLTQILSDAATTVLLGPIAISLAQSLGQPATPFVVCTALGAVVAFLTPIGHHGNLLILGPGQYRFSDFLRIGLPLTVLIAFVSAWMARWLWLGGPLWPGG from the coding sequence ATGGACTTTTCTCAGATCGCGTTCCTCCTGATCCTGGCCGGCGCCTTGTACTTGTTCGTCAGCGAACGGCTGCGGGTCGACGTCACCGCCATGCTGACCTTGCTGGCGTTGGTGCTGACCGGGGTGCTCGACGCCAAGCAGGCGCTGTCGGGCTTCGCCAGCGAACCGGCGATCATCGTCGCGGCGGTGTTCGTGATCTCCGGCGGACTGGCCGCGACCGGCATCACGGAACGGCTGGGCCAGTGGATCGGCCGCGCCGCCGGCCACAGCGAGGGACGTGCGATCGCCGTCACAATGCCGGCGGTGGCGGCGCTGTCCTCGTTCACCCACCACGTCATGGTCACGGCGATGATGCTGCCGATCCTGACCCGGTTCGCGAAGTCGCGCGGCCTGTCGGCCTCGCGCCTGTTGATGCCGATGTCGTTCGCCGCCTCGCTCGGCACCACCCTCACCCTGGTCAGCGCGCCGGCGTTCCTGCTCGCCGACAACCTGATCGAACGCACCGGCGCGCCGGGCCTGGGCATTTTCTCGATCACGCCGATCGGCTTGGCCCTGGTCGTGGTCGGCGTGCTGTACATGCTGGCCGCGCGCTGGATCCTGCCCAAGCGCAGCGGCGAACACGGCGACGACGGCTATCTGCGGCTGGATCGCTACCGCACCGAGCTGCTGGTGGTCGACGGCTCGCGCTGGAGCACGCGTCCGCTCGCGGAGCTGCAAAAAGCGCTCGGCGACCGCTTCGTGCTGACCGGCTGGCTGCGCGACGGCGTGCGCCGGCAAGACCTCGGCCCGAGCAGCCCGCTGATCAGCGGCGACATCCTGTTGGTGGAAGCCTCGGCCGACGCGTTGGCCTCGCTGCACGACGATCCCGGCCTCGATCTCAACGCGATCGCGCGCTTCGGCGAACACGCGCAAGGCGACGGCGAGGCGCAGTTGGTGCAGGCGCTGGTCGCGCCGGGTTCGGAGTTCGTCGGCCGCAGCGTGCGCGAGCTCGACTTCGCCCGCCGCTTCAACGCCGTCATCGCCGGCTTGTGGCGGCGCCAGGGCGCGGTGGCGCCGCGGCTGGCCGACGCGCGCCTGCGCGAGGGCGATTTGTTGGTGCTGTGGGGCCGGCCGGCGCGTTTCGCCGAACTCGCCGCGCACCACGGCTTCCTGATGCTGGTGCCGTTCGCCGGCGAAGCGCGGCGGCGGCTGCGCGCGCCGGTCGCGCTGGCGATCCTGGCCGCGACCGTGGTCGCCGCGGCGACCGAATGGCTGCCGGCGCCGCTGGCGTTCCTGCTCGGCGCGGTGGCGATGGTGGCCACGCGCTGCGTCGATGTCGAACAGGCGTATCGCGAGATCGACGTGCGCATCTTCGTGATGATCGCCGGCGTGATTCCGCTCGGCGTGGCGATGGAGCAGACCGGCACCGCGCAATTGCTCGCGCAAGGCATGCTGCACGTGATCGCGGGCTGGCCGCCGCTGGCGATCTTGCTGGTGATGTTCACCGTGGCGGCGTTGCTGACCCAAATCCTCTCCGACGCGGCGACGACGGTGCTGCTGGGGCCGATCGCGATCTCGCTGGCGCAGTCGCTGGGGCAGCCGGCGACGCCGTTCGTGGTGTGCACGGCGCTAGGCGCGGTGGTGGCCTTCCTCACGCCGATCGGTCACCACGGAAATCTCCTGATCCTCGGCCCCGGCCAATACCGCTTCAGCGATTTCCTGCGGATCGGCTTGCCTTTGACCGTGCTCATCGCCTTCGTCAGCGCCTGGATGGCGCGTTGGCTGTGGCTCGGCGGGCCGCTCTGGCCGGGCGGCTGA
- a CDS encoding ATP-binding protein, whose protein sequence is MSLPHPLPTATQAGDDPVRDDRFRQAMKASNIGMAIVSLDGIWLDANPALCAMLGYREDELRGHHYAEVTHPDDLAISHNLVAALVSGELASVDEHKRYVHRDGSDVWVQLNVAVMRAEDGAPQYFISHMRDIRGEREAGIALSARVAEHGAALDASHRQLQLFADAVAHDLRAPLRSIESFSALLADRAGERLNETDRDYLTRIRAAATRMTGLLAMLTELSHVTRAEMRIGPVDLSLLADWVGAELQDADPARRGEVRVQPGLQVEGDERLLKLMLTQLMHNAWKFSTLEADAQAPVRIEIEGETRDGTLSVSVRDHGSGFDMRYAHKLFEPFQRLHGPDQGGGHGLGLAIARRVAERHRGQLRAHSEPGAGSTFTVELPLVSRGEENADA, encoded by the coding sequence ATGAGCCTGCCGCATCCCCTGCCGACCGCCACGCAGGCCGGAGACGATCCGGTCCGCGACGATCGTTTCCGTCAGGCGATGAAGGCGTCGAACATCGGCATGGCCATCGTGTCGCTCGACGGCATCTGGCTGGACGCCAATCCCGCGCTGTGCGCGATGCTCGGCTATCGCGAAGACGAATTGCGCGGGCACCACTACGCCGAAGTCACCCACCCCGACGATCTGGCGATCAGCCATAACCTCGTCGCCGCCCTGGTCAGCGGCGAGCTGGCGTCGGTGGACGAACACAAGCGCTACGTGCACCGCGACGGCTCGGACGTGTGGGTGCAGCTCAACGTCGCGGTGATGCGCGCCGAGGACGGCGCGCCGCAGTATTTCATCTCGCACATGCGCGACATCCGCGGCGAACGCGAGGCCGGCATCGCGCTGAGCGCGCGGGTGGCCGAGCACGGCGCCGCGCTGGACGCCTCGCACCGGCAATTGCAGTTGTTCGCCGACGCGGTCGCGCACGACCTGCGCGCGCCGCTGCGTTCGATCGAAAGCTTTTCCGCGCTGCTGGCCGATCGCGCCGGCGAGCGCCTGAACGAAACCGACCGCGATTATCTGACCCGCATCCGCGCCGCCGCGACCCGCATGACCGGTTTGCTGGCGATGCTCACCGAGCTGTCGCACGTGACCCGCGCGGAGATGCGGATCGGCCCGGTCGATCTGAGCCTGCTCGCCGACTGGGTCGGCGCCGAGCTGCAGGACGCCGATCCCGCGCGCCGCGGCGAGGTCCGGGTCCAGCCCGGCCTGCAGGTCGAAGGCGACGAGCGCCTGCTCAAGCTGATGCTGACCCAGCTCATGCACAACGCCTGGAAATTCTCGACGCTCGAGGCCGACGCGCAGGCGCCGGTGCGGATCGAGATCGAAGGCGAAACCCGCGACGGCACGCTGTCGGTGAGCGTGCGCGACCACGGGAGCGGTTTCGACATGCGCTATGCTCACAAGCTGTTCGAGCCCTTCCAGCGCCTGCACGGGCCGGATCAGGGCGGCGGCCACGGCCTCGGGCTGGCGATCGCGCGACGCGTGGCCGAGCGCCATCGCGGGCAACTGCGCGCCCACTCCGAGCCCGGCGCGGGCAGCACGTTCACAGTCGAGTTGCCGCTCGTGTCGAGGGGCGAGGAAAACGCTGATGCATAA
- a CDS encoding response regulator, whose amino-acid sequence MHKEILLVEDNPDDVELTRLAFDEAKIANRLVVMGDGAEALDYLFARGRYSDRDPNDLPSIVLLDLNLPKVDGREVLQAIRAHEPTRTLPVVVLTTSTEPFDVEASYALGVNSYIQKPVDFEQFVWAVKQVGLYWLVLNHPRNP is encoded by the coding sequence ATGCATAAGGAAATCCTGCTGGTCGAGGACAACCCCGACGACGTCGAGCTGACCCGGCTCGCCTTCGACGAGGCCAAGATCGCCAACAGGCTGGTGGTGATGGGCGATGGCGCCGAGGCGCTGGATTACCTGTTCGCCCGCGGCCGCTATTCCGATCGCGACCCCAACGACTTGCCGTCGATCGTGCTGCTGGACCTCAACCTGCCCAAGGTCGATGGCCGCGAAGTGCTGCAGGCGATCCGCGCCCACGAACCCACCCGCACCCTGCCGGTGGTGGTGCTGACCACCAGCACCGAGCCGTTCGACGTCGAGGCCAGCTATGCGCTCGGGGTCAACAGCTATATCCAGAAGCCGGTGGATTTCGAGCAGTTCGTGTGGGCGGTCAAGCAGGTCGGGCTGTACTGGCTGGTGTTGAACCATCCGCGCAATCCCTGA
- a CDS encoding APC family permease codes for MRDTAEQRLKAGSVGGPQILALVFATTGPLIGLIGAMPVALTQGNGIGLAGCLLLAGLVYLVFAAGFAALTREVVDAGAFYACVARGVSRPAGLVAAALATTAYMALQLCCYGVIGFFIGQLSERAWGESLPWWFNALLVNAVVPFCAQRNLGFAARLLGVLSLAEVVLMAAFAVSVLWRGGGPEGLSAEPFAPSRVFSAGFGAAMVFAVAAFAGFETAAVYGEEARAPRRTVPRALFAAILAVAATLAGSAWMLIAAYGPGEIVAAAARDPGGLWFSAVSRFLSPDLGAATAGLLLTSLFASIVGLQNVVSRYLYALGRDGAIWPALAQMHPRQETPYIANLAQASVSILALAGLGSIENDPLRIALGSASALAVIALLGAQILVSLAVIGYFRGRGGGAWSTRIAPAASVAALSALLCTVLANLRALTGGSAAAVWAIAIALLALVAACVLRAWTMRRRDPAAYARLGGG; via the coding sequence ATGCGCGATACCGCTGAGCAACGCTTGAAGGCCGGTTCGGTCGGTGGACCGCAGATCCTGGCCTTGGTGTTCGCCACCACCGGGCCGTTGATCGGCCTGATCGGCGCGATGCCGGTCGCGCTGACCCAGGGCAACGGCATCGGCCTGGCCGGCTGCTTGCTGCTCGCCGGCCTGGTCTATCTGGTCTTCGCCGCGGGCTTCGCCGCCTTGACCCGCGAAGTGGTGGACGCCGGCGCGTTCTACGCCTGCGTCGCGCGCGGCGTGTCGCGCCCGGCCGGGCTGGTCGCCGCGGCGCTGGCGACCACGGCGTACATGGCGCTGCAGCTGTGCTGCTACGGCGTGATCGGCTTTTTCATCGGCCAACTCAGCGAACGCGCCTGGGGCGAAAGCCTGCCGTGGTGGTTCAACGCGTTGCTGGTGAACGCGGTGGTGCCGTTCTGCGCGCAGCGCAACCTGGGTTTCGCCGCGCGCTTGCTGGGCGTGCTGTCGCTGGCCGAGGTCGTGCTGATGGCCGCGTTCGCGGTCTCGGTGCTGTGGCGCGGCGGCGGGCCGGAAGGCCTGAGCGCGGAGCCGTTCGCGCCGTCGCGGGTGTTCTCGGCCGGCTTCGGCGCGGCGATGGTGTTCGCCGTGGCGGCCTTCGCCGGCTTCGAGACCGCGGCGGTCTACGGCGAGGAAGCGCGCGCGCCGCGGCGCACCGTGCCGCGCGCGCTGTTCGCGGCGATCCTCGCCGTCGCCGCGACCCTGGCCGGTTCGGCGTGGATGTTGATCGCCGCCTACGGCCCCGGCGAAATCGTCGCCGCGGCCGCGCGCGATCCCGGCGGGCTGTGGTTCTCGGCGGTGTCGCGCTTTCTGTCGCCGGACCTGGGCGCGGCCACGGCCGGATTGCTGCTGACGAGTCTGTTCGCGTCGATCGTCGGCCTGCAGAACGTGGTCTCGCGCTATCTCTACGCGCTCGGCCGCGACGGCGCGATCTGGCCGGCGCTGGCGCAGATGCATCCGCGCCAGGAGACGCCGTACATCGCCAATCTGGCGCAGGCGTCGGTGTCGATCCTGGCGCTGGCGGGATTGGGCTCGATCGAGAACGACCCGCTGCGCATCGCCTTGGGATCGGCCTCGGCGCTGGCGGTGATCGCGCTGCTCGGCGCGCAGATCTTGGTCAGCCTCGCGGTGATCGGTTACTTCCGCGGACGCGGCGGCGGCGCGTGGAGCACGCGGATCGCTCCGGCGGCGAGCGTGGCCGCGCTGTCGGCGCTGTTGTGCACGGTACTGGCCAACCTGCGCGCGCTGACCGGCGGCAGCGCGGCCGCCGTGTGGGCGATCGCGATCGCCTTGCTGGCGTTGGTCGCCGCCTGCGTGTTGCGCGCCTGGACGATGCGACGGCGCGACCCGGCCGCGTACGCGCGGCTCGGCGGCGGATAA
- a CDS encoding 2OG-Fe(II) oxygenase translates to MSSAPDAVRDALPAAAHGGDDFIEVYPQALSREQCAELVRRFDASRESEPGRVGGGVMPDLKDSRDLTITGREGWKDIEVALNLAVFRGLLQYLRRYPHTLIAPLMLEAPDADGKRHRLTAERMAQMDDSQLAPVAQTVFRPGAINLQRYTDGRGGYPYWHCELYPRDPHADTLHRHVLWTIYLNDGFEEGETEFLYQRRKIAPRAGDLLIAPAAFTHTHRGNRPKGGDKYIATSWILFQRAERLYGGG, encoded by the coding sequence ATGTCTTCCGCACCCGACGCCGTCCGCGACGCCCTGCCCGCCGCCGCCCACGGCGGCGACGATTTCATCGAGGTCTATCCGCAGGCGCTGAGCCGCGAGCAATGCGCCGAGCTGGTGCGGCGTTTCGACGCCAGCCGCGAGAGCGAACCCGGCCGCGTCGGCGGCGGAGTAATGCCGGATCTGAAGGACAGCCGCGACCTCACCATCACCGGGCGCGAAGGCTGGAAAGACATCGAAGTGGCGTTGAATCTGGCGGTGTTCCGCGGCCTGCTGCAGTACCTGCGCCGCTATCCGCACACCTTGATCGCGCCGCTGATGCTGGAAGCGCCCGACGCCGACGGCAAGCGCCACCGCCTCACCGCCGAGCGCATGGCGCAGATGGACGACAGCCAGCTCGCGCCGGTCGCGCAGACCGTGTTCCGTCCCGGCGCGATCAATCTGCAGCGCTACACCGACGGCCGCGGCGGGTATCCCTACTGGCATTGCGAGCTGTACCCGCGCGACCCGCACGCCGACACCCTGCACCGCCACGTGCTGTGGACGATCTACCTCAACGACGGCTTCGAGGAAGGCGAGACCGAGTTCCTCTACCAGCGCCGCAAGATCGCGCCGCGCGCCGGCGACCTGCTGATCGCGCCGGCCGCGTTCACCCACACCCATCGCGGCAACCGGCCCAAGGGCGGCGACAAGTACATCGCCACCAGCTGGATTCTGTTCCAGCGCGCCGAACGCTTGTACGGCGGCGGCTGA
- a CDS encoding C39 family peptidase — MHATASLALSLALALAACGGARAQSAVSPGERYSAVDLTRLTGATATPVVKPMRTLRDLRYRELLRQRYDFSCGSAALASLLHYGYGLDVDEPALIEKMMVGVDPHEVVRNGFSMLDMKRYVEGIGLRAHGFRIDADALYRLQMPVIALLDIRGYRHFVVVKGAAGGRVFVADPALGHRVMPEAEFVRGWNGIVLAVVGDKPMRADSYLVGDRSSPALRRRGDALERATAAPRAVEYTLSLYDLF, encoded by the coding sequence ATGCACGCGACCGCCTCCCTCGCTTTGTCGCTCGCCCTCGCTCTCGCCGCGTGCGGCGGCGCGCGCGCGCAGAGCGCGGTCTCGCCGGGCGAGCGCTACAGCGCGGTCGATCTGACCCGGCTCACCGGCGCGACCGCCACGCCCGTGGTCAAGCCGATGCGCACCCTGCGCGACCTGCGTTACCGCGAACTGCTGCGCCAGCGCTACGACTTCAGCTGCGGCTCGGCCGCGCTGGCCAGCCTGCTGCACTACGGCTACGGCCTGGACGTGGACGAACCGGCGCTGATCGAAAAGATGATGGTCGGCGTGGACCCGCACGAAGTGGTGCGCAACGGCTTCTCGATGCTCGACATGAAGCGCTACGTCGAAGGCATCGGCCTGCGCGCGCACGGCTTCCGCATCGACGCCGACGCGCTGTACCGCTTGCAGATGCCGGTGATCGCCCTGCTCGACATCCGCGGCTATCGCCATTTCGTCGTGGTCAAGGGCGCGGCCGGCGGACGCGTGTTCGTCGCCGATCCCGCGCTGGGCCACCGGGTGATGCCGGAAGCCGAATTCGTGCGCGGCTGGAACGGCATCGTCCTGGCCGTGGTCGGCGATAAGCCGATGCGCGCCGATTCGTATTTGGTCGGCGACCGCAGCTCGCCGGCGCTGCGACGCCGCGGCGACGCGCTGGAACGCGCCACCGCCGCGCCGCGCGCGGTCGAGTACACGCTGTCGCTGTACGACCTGTTCTGA